A genomic window from Pantoea alhagi includes:
- a CDS encoding methyl-accepting chemotaxis protein, with protein sequence MTIKRSSLVILIALLAIFLFSSVTNAFLFVRSNNSLDSVNKEIRVVLSIIDPINHSRNLRVHLMEYMKQLEKGDIESANARMAGVETLVQKMDDAFAAYVKAPRLKDEDVLLAEYQRAWLAYKQQGIEPLIAAAHSGDQAGFTSQLTQVAKLDRQYEIALDQVLALHEAYAKQLNATAQQNFNFSVIMLVLFAVVFVFIIGLIYFLLKKYLLDSLLAAKEQCSKIAEGQLQHTVPVSATSRTEISEVMRSIEQMRLALIQIISQVRDSCHSVANASQEIAAGNIDLSSRTEQQASALTQTAASMEELSATVKQNTDNVYQATRLTQEAVKAAQSGDEVSKAVITTMSGITQSSRKIEEITTVINSIAFQTNILALNAAVEAARAGEQGRGFAVVAGEVRNLASRSAAAAREIEELIKDSVTSISQGSQQVTKTGEAIANIIDSVTRVNALMQEVSTASDEQSRGIMQIEQAVTEMDGVTQQNAALVQESASAASSLEEQVNYLKNTVSAFQLPAH encoded by the coding sequence ATGACTATCAAACGTTCTTCGCTTGTTATTCTGATCGCCTTACTGGCCATTTTTCTGTTCAGTTCCGTGACTAATGCTTTCCTGTTTGTACGCAGCAATAACTCGCTCGACAGTGTAAATAAGGAAATTCGCGTGGTGTTGTCCATCATCGATCCCATCAATCACAGCCGTAACCTCCGTGTGCATCTGATGGAGTATATGAAGCAGCTGGAGAAAGGCGATATTGAGAGTGCCAACGCCAGAATGGCGGGTGTGGAAACGCTGGTGCAAAAAATGGATGATGCCTTTGCCGCCTATGTAAAAGCGCCGCGCCTGAAAGATGAAGATGTGCTGCTGGCCGAGTATCAGCGTGCCTGGCTGGCCTATAAGCAACAGGGGATCGAACCGCTGATCGCCGCCGCACATAGCGGCGACCAGGCCGGATTCACCAGCCAGCTCACCCAGGTAGCTAAACTGGACCGCCAGTATGAAATTGCGCTGGATCAGGTGCTGGCGTTGCACGAAGCCTACGCGAAACAGCTCAACGCTACCGCTCAGCAGAACTTTAACTTCTCAGTGATCATGCTGGTGCTGTTTGCCGTGGTGTTTGTTTTCATTATTGGCCTGATCTATTTCCTGTTGAAAAAATACCTGCTTGATTCACTGCTGGCAGCGAAAGAGCAGTGCAGCAAAATTGCCGAGGGGCAGCTGCAGCATACTGTGCCGGTTAGCGCGACTTCACGCACTGAAATTTCTGAAGTGATGCGCTCTATTGAGCAGATGCGTCTGGCACTGATTCAGATCATTAGCCAGGTACGCGACTCTTGTCACTCAGTGGCCAACGCGTCGCAGGAAATTGCCGCCGGTAATATCGATCTCTCTTCGCGTACTGAGCAACAGGCGTCAGCGCTGACGCAAACCGCAGCCAGCATGGAAGAGCTGAGTGCAACGGTAAAACAGAATACCGATAACGTTTATCAGGCAACGCGCCTGACGCAGGAAGCGGTAAAGGCGGCTCAAAGCGGTGACGAAGTCTCGAAAGCCGTGATCACCACCATGAGCGGCATCACGCAGAGCTCACGGAAAATTGAAGAAATCACCACCGTGATTAACAGCATCGCCTTCCAGACTAACATTCTGGCATTGAACGCTGCGGTAGAAGCAGCACGAGCCGGGGAGCAGGGACGGGGCTTCGCGGTAGTGGCCGGTGAAGTGCGTAATCTGGCAAGCCGTAGCGCCGCCGCCGCGCGCGAAATCGAAGAGTTGATTAAAGATTCCGTTACCAGTATCAGCCAGGGATCGCAGCAGGTTACCAAAACCGGCGAGGCGATCGCGAATATCATCGATTCCGTTACGCGCGTTAATGCACTGATGCAGGAGGTTTCTACCGCGTCCGATGAGCAGAGCCGTGGCATTATGCAGATTGAACAGGCGGTAACGGAGATGGATGGCGTGACGCAGCAAAACGCCGCGTTAGTGCAGGAATCTGCTTCTGCGGCTTCTTCACTGGAAGAACAGGTTAACTACCTGAAAAATACCGTTTCGGCGTTCCAGCTACCCGCGCATTAA
- a CDS encoding helix-turn-helix domain-containing protein, with protein MQGVPQQFPSEKDRAQFLQLSELPGVELYQAHISRYAFEPHTHEAFGIGAIDFGAERFRYRGASHIAAAQSLVMMNPDELHTGESLGEEGWRYRMIYIDPETLETLTGERGWWFTEVVKEDPVIACQLSQAIAALWQAPDALTAHGQMLQIVDLFRPYARIADKAPQEKMHRFDKVRDYLRASYAQSVNLAELAELVSLSPFHFLRQFKHHFHVTPHQMLMAFRLFEAKRLLAQGYSAADVALSVGLTDQAHLTRAFAHRYGITPVRYQKQIAGC; from the coding sequence GTGCAAGGTGTGCCGCAACAGTTTCCCAGTGAAAAGGATCGCGCCCAGTTTCTTCAGCTTAGCGAACTGCCCGGCGTCGAACTTTATCAGGCGCATATATCACGCTATGCCTTTGAGCCTCATACCCATGAAGCATTTGGGATCGGCGCGATTGATTTCGGCGCGGAGCGCTTTCGTTATCGCGGCGCCAGCCATATTGCGGCGGCACAATCGCTGGTAATGATGAATCCGGACGAACTCCATACCGGCGAATCGCTGGGAGAAGAGGGCTGGCGTTACCGTATGATCTATATCGATCCTGAAACGCTGGAGACGCTGACGGGCGAGCGCGGCTGGTGGTTTACCGAGGTAGTAAAAGAGGATCCTGTGATTGCTTGCCAGCTTTCGCAGGCGATAGCCGCGCTGTGGCAGGCACCTGATGCACTGACCGCCCACGGTCAGATGCTACAGATTGTGGATCTGTTCCGGCCTTACGCCCGTATCGCGGATAAAGCACCGCAGGAGAAGATGCACCGTTTTGATAAGGTGCGCGACTATTTGCGTGCCAGCTATGCCCAGTCGGTCAATCTGGCGGAACTGGCGGAACTGGTTTCGCTCAGTCCTTTTCATTTTTTGCGTCAGTTTAAACATCACTTTCATGTCACGCCGCACCAGATGCTGATGGCTTTTCGTCTGTTTGAGGCCAAGCGCCTGTTGGCGCAGGGTTACAGCGCCGCCGATGTTGCTCTTAGCGTGGGGTTAACCGATCAGGCGCATCTGACACGCGCGTTTGCTCATCGTTATGGCATAACCCCCGTTCGCTATCAGAAGCAGATAGCTGGCTGCTAA
- a CDS encoding transposase, with protein sequence MRKSRYTEEQITNAIKASECGVKVKDICEDLGISEATFYSWKKKYAGLSSEEGRKIKELEERLQALNRELQILSSDKAMLQSVVKNFFTTNDKRQAVNYLQDTFEIGTRRSCRLLDISRSVYHYPSGQCDNH encoded by the coding sequence ATGAGAAAGTCACGATACACCGAAGAGCAAATCACCAATGCGATTAAAGCTTCTGAGTGTGGCGTTAAGGTCAAAGATATCTGTGAAGATTTGGGGATTTCTGAAGCGACCTTTTATAGCTGGAAGAAGAAGTACGCTGGGTTATCTTCTGAGGAAGGTAGAAAAATCAAAGAGTTAGAGGAGAGACTACAGGCACTAAACCGCGAACTGCAAATCCTGAGTTCTGATAAAGCGATGCTGCAAAGCGTGGTCAAAAACTTCTTTACGACCAATGATAAGCGGCAAGCAGTTAATTATTTACAGGATACTTTCGAGATAGGTACGCGCCGTAGCTGCCGTCTGCTTGATATTAGCCGCAGCGTTTATCACTATCCATCCGGGCAGTGTGATAATCACTGA
- a CDS encoding DMT family transporter: protein MLAGVLFALAAGLLWGLIFVSPLLVPEYPATMLSAGRYLAFGMIALALAWHDRHRLKRLSRGDWAEAFRLTLIGNLLYYSCLAAAIQRTGAPVSTMLIGTLPVVITITSNLLYGREEGRLAWGKLMPALLLIIVGLACVNVAELRGAPQHIEWDRYLSGIALAIMAVICWTWYPLRNARWLRANPDKKPGTWATAQGVATLPLALLAWLLVALMMNWTIPGFVLPFGPRPEVFIPLMLAIGLFCSWIGALCWNEACQRLPTVLVGPLIVFETLAGLAYTFMLRQSWPPLLTLTGIACLIIGVLIAIRIKPEPIVAPLDISP, encoded by the coding sequence ATGCTTGCAGGAGTACTTTTTGCGCTGGCCGCTGGCCTGCTGTGGGGCCTGATTTTTGTTAGCCCGCTACTGGTGCCGGAATATCCCGCCACAATGCTTTCCGCTGGCCGCTATCTGGCTTTCGGAATGATCGCCCTGGCGTTAGCCTGGCACGATCGGCACCGTTTGAAACGGTTATCACGAGGCGACTGGGCAGAAGCTTTCCGTCTGACGCTGATAGGCAATCTTCTTTATTACAGCTGTCTCGCCGCCGCTATTCAGCGTACCGGCGCACCCGTATCAACCATGCTGATCGGAACGCTGCCGGTGGTGATAACCATCACTTCAAACTTGTTATATGGTCGTGAGGAGGGGCGCTTAGCCTGGGGCAAGTTGATGCCTGCACTGCTGCTGATCATTGTCGGTTTAGCCTGCGTAAATGTGGCTGAGTTACGCGGCGCGCCGCAACACATTGAATGGGATCGTTATCTGAGCGGTATTGCCCTGGCGATTATGGCGGTGATCTGTTGGACCTGGTATCCGCTGCGCAACGCCCGCTGGCTACGCGCTAACCCCGATAAAAAACCGGGGACCTGGGCTACGGCACAGGGCGTGGCAACGCTGCCGCTGGCACTGCTGGCCTGGCTGCTGGTAGCCCTGATGATGAACTGGACCATACCGGGCTTTGTATTGCCTTTCGGCCCCCGGCCTGAGGTCTTTATTCCCCTGATGCTGGCGATTGGGCTGTTTTGTTCATGGATAGGGGCACTGTGCTGGAATGAAGCCTGTCAGCGTTTGCCGACGGTGCTGGTTGGGCCGCTGATCGTTTTCGAAACGCTGGCGGGGCTGGCCTATACTTTCATGCTGCGCCAGAGCTGGCCGCCGCTGCTCACGCTGACGGGAATTGCCTGTTTAATTATTGGCGTATTGATTGCTATTCGCATTAAACCCGAGCCAATAGTCGCCCCATTGGATATTTCTCCATAA